Genomic DNA from Equus asinus isolate D_3611 breed Donkey chromosome 10, EquAss-T2T_v2, whole genome shotgun sequence:
GTAAATCAGTTATGTAGCTCTTCATAGCCTTCTGCTGGCAGAAGTACTCAGGCCCCGTTTAACaccatacaatttttatttcagtgtcctattgttcttgtttttctttgccaCGAAATCGCTTCCAATCTGTGTTCAAGAGCctgatttaaattttattcaaaatattctgtgaaaagaaacaggactctaagaaaataaatcttttctcGGCACAAGTACTGGGTAACTGGTTACTAGTTAACAAGTAACTGGTAACAGGGGATGGGAAGGatatcttttctctcctcccaaaGGATTGCTTTCCTTCTGACTGGAGAGAGCTCGGGTTTGTGACTGCATACCTTCGTCTCCACTCCTGCTTGTGCTGGCAGAAGCAGAGGAATGAGAGAGCCCTGGAGGAACCGAACGGCGGGGCAGCCTGAGCTCACAGCTGATCAGGAGCCCCAGAGAAGGGACCCCTCGAGTGAACTCTAGGAGCCCAAGGTGAGTGTCTAGACCACCTGTGGCCTGGACAGAGAAGCTAGGGGAGAAAGGTATCCCAGGGCTATGCTGAAGTcagctttcctgtctgcaaacaAATGCAGGCGAGGGTTTCTGACCAGGAGAGGCATCCATAAAGGCTGGGGTTATTATCAACAGTAACTGAGTATTTGCTAGAGTTCTACCCTACACTTCAGGCACTGTTAGTTCCCccaatttacagaagagaaaaccaaagCACTGAGAAGTTAAGTTGCTTGTCCAGGGTCCCACCAAGATTAACTGGGATTAACTGGCTCAACTAGGATTAGTGAGAAAGGTACTGAATACATTTCTTTTGCTCTAACATGACTCTTAAAAAGGCAAATCTAATTCAGGGCCTTAATGTTTGcctttttagatatttaaaagagaaatagggTGCAAGATTCAGAAGCGCTGTCAGGTTCAGATACAGCACCGAGCACACCTGGATGAATGGGGCCATGCAACTGATGAAGTTACTGCCACCTAGTGGAAACCTGTGCTTGTCGCAGCGAGGCCGACAAAGATACCAGGCCTCCTGGTGCAGGGCTGCAAACCAAAACCCTCCCAGGTGGAATCTATCAAATATCACACGCATTCACTCCTATTACGAAGGTGATCGCCAAATCAGTGTGATACAAGAAGTTAAGATTGTGTTTCTCGTGACCCTCGCCACCCCTTCCTCCCTCATCCCTGTCTTCTTGGGACGGTTTGTGACTTCTTGCTTCCACATCCCCAGGGCATGCTCCGTTCAGGATACACACTTTCCTGATGGCGATCCACTTATCTGTACCTGCAAGCATCCTGACAGGGGCTGGGACTTGTCTCATTCATCCTTATAGCCTAAGCGTCTAGTACATGGCCTGGTATAAAGGAGGTATccagtgaatgtttgttgaatgaatctaaCTGAATGTTCTGACCCAAACTTATCATCACTCTGTATGATTCAGGCCAAGATTAAGCAGCAGTTTATTTGAATATTCTAAATAGTAAACATTTgagaggggtgggtggaggaatGGAAGGGACTTCTCAGGGAAGTgtccagggcagggcagggggctggggcagccGGCCTGCTCACAGGGCAGTGGATGCCCGGAACTTCTGGGTCAAACAGAACACGGCGGCCGTGAGGGCAGTGCACTGACGAGCCAAGAGTTTCACACTGAGGTCTTGATAGCCTCTCTCGCAGGTCAGCTTAGCGGCCTCCACAAACTGGTGGTAGGTGTCCACCACGTCCCTCAGGTTCCCTGCCGCTTCCCTGTGCCGGGCGGAGCAGCGGCTGCAGTCTGTGAACTGGAAGCACAGGCCAGCCAGCTGGACCAGGTGCTGGAAGGTGTCACGCACAGCACCCTGCATCTCTTCAGCGGACTGGTCCATTCTGATCACATGCTGACAGCTCGACAGGAGTTTCTGGGAGCCCATGCAGAGCCGGCTCCGGCTTTCAGAAAAGTGCCAGGTGCACTTCTCTGGCGGGTGTTTGTTCCCATTCCCCCAAGCAGCATCTAGAATGTCCTGTAATTCCAGCAAGCTCTCTGTGAGCTGGATGAAGCCCTCGGGGGTGCTGGTTGGGGCAGCTTTCAGCTGCCTCAGAGCCTTGGAGCAGTACTCTGGCCAGGTGTGGTTGTTCCTCGACAGGGGCTCAGCACTGCAGCTGTGGGCCCGGGTACGCCTCCAGGGCTGGGCCAGCCGGCTGCCTGCAGAGGGTGGCGAGGTGAGCGGGGCTGTGAGGTGTGCTTCCAAGTCCCTGTCATCTTCCTGTGTCTCCGGCTGCAGGCCCCGGAAGCACGTGGCATAGGAGAACTGGCAGCTGCACTGCTCCATCCCAAACCTGGGGGCTGCTGTCTCATTCACAGCCGCAAAACCCAGAGATGTGGCCGTCCTGAGATTGGCAGAAATTTTTGGATGGCTTTCTGGGGCCAAGCACAGGAAAGCGTTCTCAGCAGGAAAGCAGATGCTAGGGCTTTTGTCTTTGCTTTCTGACAGCGAACCATGGTTTGAACTTTCTAACTGGGGCTCCTCTTGGGGACACGGTGGTGGCTTTGGCAGCGAAGGCCCTGGATTAAAAGACACCTGCTGAGAAGTGTCCCTATGGGCTGCATCTTCCCCTGTCACATGGTTAAGTGGCTCTGCCTTGACCCCTTCCAGAGGACAGGCTAATGGAATGATCTGGTTCCTAAGCAAGAAATCAGGGTCCAAATCCAGCTCTGCTAGTAGTAGTCGTTGTTCTTGGGTCTGGCAGGCTTGGCCTAGGGGTTCTCTGCTTTGTGCTTGGCGGTCCATGGGGGAATGTGCTGGAGTCTGCTCAGTGCCTGTTACAGGAGTCTCCATGGAGAAGGAGGCTATTGCTCCACTAGCTGGATCGCTGGCACCAACAGTCTGTGGAATAGCATTGAATGCATCACCCTCAGCATCACCTGAATCCTTCCCAGATTCATCATGAAATAAGTTGGTGCCATTTTCGTTTCTAACTTCTCCATCATCTTCCAAAGATAGTTGTCCTCGTTGCTCCTCCTTTGTAGGGAAAGAAGCCATCATCTCTCCTGAATTTGTTCCACATTCACCACTTCCAGGCCTGTCTTGAGGAGACAACAAAGGCTCTGTGGATTTGGGGGCAGGTTCTTGCATATGATTTGTAAACAAAGATCCCAATCCCATTTCCAGCTGGACTCCTCCCAGCTCTAGTGTGTCTCCTGGAGAGACATTATGTGGCCCTGGGCTGACGGTCAGGCAGACTCTGTCTGGGTTCAGGTCAGCACTGCAGAGGGAAGAGGTGCTGTCCCCAAGCTCTATGGCAAGTTCCTCACGTGCACTACCTTCTGAGTCTTGAAATGGAGGTAAGGTTTGGGAAGGCCCTGCCTGAGCAGTATCTGGGCCAGATAAACCTGGGTTGGAACAGCGAGGGGTGCTTGCTGGGGAACCGGCAACAGCAGCAGAATTCTCTCTATGGTTGGGGTCAATCCGGAGGCGAACAGCAGAAATAGAAGACACTCGAGAGTCGATAACCGACTTGGTTTCCATGGTCTCGGGCTCCATCTCCATGACCCGGGAGGCTGGGTTTTTGTTCTTGGTCTCGCCCAGGGAAGCCAGCAGCCCCAGGGCCTTGGTCTCTAGGAGGCCGGGCTCAGCCTGCACATCCTGCAGTGAGGACACAGTCAGGGAGGGTGCACCAAGGGCCAGGTAGGGCTGCCTGTCATAGTAGCACACGTGGTCCACGCTCTCCAGGGAGGCTGATGGTACCAGGGGAAATGAGACCTGACAGGTGTAGTCAGTCTGCAGGAATGACCTCCTTTTTCTCAGGGTCTTGGCATACTTCTTCACCCCTCCCCTTCTGCTTGGCTGTCTTCCATCCAGCCCAGGATTCAGGCTGTCCTCAAGGCTG
This window encodes:
- the FRMPD1 gene encoding FERM and PDZ domain-containing protein 1 isoform X2, with translation MDFTFPRAFPSQWWPSQQILQINDEFAEDLSYERAADILREAGDSLSITVVRCTSGVPKSSFLTEEKRARLKTNPVKVHFAEEVLVSGHSQGNSLLCMPNVLKLYLENGQTKAFKFEANTTVKDIIVTVKEKLSIRSTEYFALALEEQYNISRLHLLHEEELIQQVVEREETHDYRCLFRMCFVPKDPLDLLKEDPVAFEYLYLQSCSDVLQERFAVEMKCSSALRLAALHIQERIYACAQPQKISLKYIEKDWGIENFISPTLLRNMKGKDIKKAISFHMKRNQNLLEPRQKQLISAAQLRLNYLQILGELKTYGGKIFNATLMLQDRESYIALLVGAKYGISQIINSKLNIMSTLAEFANISRVELTEESEKVSMVKVYLQDVKVLTLLLESNSAKDLACLIAGYYRLFVDPVTSIFLWPGNKHQGHRVSAEEGYESRACSDSEESSEVDCMPEPRSDGRLPKPGPCRPLVQEQQPPGDSPAPEVARRGPSTCGASSTTDSAESEASDSANTESRGCRTSGSSESVDALEEDDLDACSSSRSGFFPFSSPGFLESLDSDSQEERNRIETSGFLCLLDLAQRANAQGQKTEFPESPAPETFSWGPELSAVPLDPRLYEGSQTDYYSLCSSISLASHLSDSSENTASRQGGGPPAWGQQGWTEPQPSSTLEALAPHLPLAFEDGSSDEEYYDAADKLTPPDALSGPRAVSAADPSATSLQNTARTCSLEDSLNPGLDGRQPSRRGGVKKYAKTLRKRRSFLQTDYTCQVSFPLVPSASLESVDHVCYYDRQPYLALGAPSLTVSSLQDVQAEPGLLETKALGLLASLGETKNKNPASRVMEMEPETMETKSVIDSRVSSISAVRLRIDPNHRENSAAVAGSPASTPRCSNPGLSGPDTAQAGPSQTLPPFQDSEGSAREELAIELGDSTSSLCSADLNPDRVCLTVSPGPHNVSPGDTLELGGVQLEMGLGSLFTNHMQEPAPKSTEPLLSPQDRPGSGECGTNSGEMMASFPTKEEQRGQLSLEDDGEVRNENGTNLFHDESGKDSGDAEGDAFNAIPQTVGASDPASGAIASFSMETPVTGTEQTPAHSPMDRQAQSREPLGQACQTQEQRLLLAELDLDPDFLLRNQIIPLACPLEGVKAEPLNHVTGEDAAHRDTSQQVSFNPGPSLPKPPPCPQEEPQLESSNHGSLSESKDKSPSICFPAENAFLCLAPESHPKISANLRTATSLGFAAVNETAAPRFGMEQCSCQFSYATCFRGLQPETQEDDRDLEAHLTAPLTSPPSAGSRLAQPWRRTRAHSCSAEPLSRNNHTWPEYCSKALRQLKAAPTSTPEGFIQLTESLLELQDILDAAWGNGNKHPPEKCTWHFSESRSRLCMGSQKLLSSCQHVIRMDQSAEEMQGAVRDTFQHLVQLAGLCFQFTDCSRCSARHREAAGNLRDVVDTYHQFVEAAKLTCERGYQDLSVKLLARQCTALTAAVFCLTQKFRASTAL